A genomic region of Candidatus Stygibacter australis contains the following coding sequences:
- the guaA gene encoding glutamine-hydrolyzing GMP synthase, giving the protein MQKEIAILDFGGQYTHLIARRIRNLGIFSEIYQPEEFEFKTHIAGIIFSGGPQSVNAKDAYRIKWSIEKSSVPVLGICYGHQLIAHKIGGLIESGSNKEYGYAEIDCYDQTAIFKDTAFKQKVWMSHGDHVVKLPSGYEILAATDQVPIAAYKSDDDKIFGVQFHPEVSHTEFGYKILDNFLNICTDRRDWRVDNFKNELIESVRKQAGDNDLLILLSGGVDSLVAMELCLAAIGKKRVFAIHIDTGFMRYQESDNIVNHLQELGYDNLKLIDAEDVYLRELKDIFEPEAKRLIIGRLFVEIANNAIAEFNRDNILLVQGTIYPDTIESGDSAKSAKIKTHHNRVKEIEKLLAEGKIIEPIRELYKDEVRKLGIELGIPEELVNRHPFPGPGLAIRILTSDSTTVIPYDNTETAKLEEIIKNRNFKAEILPIRSVGVMGDFRTYHHPVLLSYRSNNVQNWQELRIAARMTINSFSSVNRALFAIMEQKESYSLKKHRLTKIACDQLRQVDHLLMQRVKPIEEIWQMPVVQLPLFDHQGRQVYVMRPVTSIDAMTADFYEMDFDFLRELVLEVKKLPFVADLFYDITSKPPATIEWE; this is encoded by the coding sequence ATGCAAAAAGAAATAGCTATTTTAGATTTTGGTGGTCAATACACTCACCTGATAGCACGCAGAATTCGAAACTTGGGAATATTCAGTGAGATCTATCAGCCTGAAGAATTTGAATTTAAAACTCATATTGCCGGAATTATATTTTCCGGTGGACCTCAATCTGTTAATGCCAAAGATGCTTATAGAATTAAATGGTCTATTGAAAAGAGTTCAGTTCCTGTTTTGGGTATTTGCTATGGACATCAGTTGATCGCCCATAAGATCGGGGGCTTGATAGAAAGTGGTTCAAATAAAGAATATGGCTATGCTGAAATTGATTGCTATGATCAAACTGCAATTTTCAAAGATACAGCATTCAAACAGAAAGTGTGGATGAGTCACGGTGATCACGTAGTTAAACTACCTTCAGGATATGAAATCCTAGCAGCAACTGATCAGGTTCCAATTGCTGCTTATAAATCGGATGATGACAAAATATTTGGAGTACAATTTCATCCGGAAGTATCTCACACGGAATTTGGGTATAAAATTCTGGATAACTTCCTGAATATCTGCACCGATCGCAGGGACTGGAGAGTGGATAATTTCAAGAATGAATTGATCGAATCGGTACGCAAACAAGCTGGTGATAATGATTTACTGATATTATTATCAGGTGGAGTGGATTCACTGGTTGCCATGGAATTGTGCCTTGCTGCAATAGGGAAAAAGAGGGTTTTTGCTATTCATATAGACACTGGTTTTATGAGATATCAGGAATCAGATAATATTGTAAATCACTTACAGGAATTGGGTTATGATAACTTGAAGCTGATTGATGCGGAGGATGTTTACCTTAGGGAATTGAAGGATATATTTGAGCCTGAAGCAAAAAGACTGATAATTGGCAGATTATTTGTGGAAATAGCTAATAATGCAATTGCTGAATTTAATAGAGATAATATTTTACTCGTCCAGGGAACTATCTATCCAGATACAATTGAAAGTGGAGATTCAGCTAAATCAGCAAAGATAAAAACCCATCATAATCGGGTAAAAGAGATAGAAAAGCTGCTGGCTGAAGGGAAAATTATTGAACCTATCAGGGAATTATATAAAGATGAGGTTCGCAAACTCGGAATAGAGTTGGGTATTCCGGAAGAACTGGTAAATCGTCATCCATTTCCGGGTCCCGGGTTGGCGATCAGGATCTTAACATCTGATTCTACCACTGTAATACCCTATGATAATACTGAAACAGCAAAACTGGAAGAAATCATAAAAAATCGCAATTTTAAGGCAGAAATACTTCCAATACGCAGTGTTGGCGTAATGGGAGACTTCCGAACCTATCATCATCCTGTTTTGCTTTCCTACAGATCAAATAACGTCCAAAACTGGCAGGAATTAAGAATCGCTGCTCGAATGACTATTAATAGTTTTAGTTCTGTAAATAGAGCTTTATTCGCGATTATGGAGCAAAAAGAAAGTTATTCTCTCAAGAAACACCGTCTCACTAAAATTGCCTGTGATCAACTAAGGCAGGTAGATCATCTATTGATGCAAAGGGTGAAGCCCATTGAAGAAATCTGGCAAATGCCTGTCGTGCAATTACCTCTATTTGATCATCAGGGCAGACAGGTTTATGTAATGCGTCCCGTGACTTCAATTGATGCCATGACAGCAGATTTCTATGAAATGGATTTTGATTTCTTAAGAGAACTAGTTTTGGAAGTAAAAAAATTACCTTTTGTCGCTGATCTATTTTATGATATCACCTCCAAACCTCCAGCAACTATTGAATGGGAGTAA
- a CDS encoding DUF3108 domain-containing protein translates to MKNIILTFILFLSLYCQAGFGAGEELNFDISYGIITAGSVNMLVEKGVNQDSIPVYKVTSRAKTTSFFDRLYKVRDLIEIEFSQNDFQTFRYHKKLREGSYRQNRINLYYPNLGYANYLRYHRKPKKWSDRRYDIPVPSHDIFTTFFKVRTLEFAVGDTIQATVAEDAKITIVNILIKRIKKIDTIFGDIDCYELEPQLRGTDSIFKQSGDIFIYLTADEEKIPVLLKSEVIFGSFRATLKNYKPAAINQP, encoded by the coding sequence ATGAAAAATATTATTCTGACTTTTATTTTATTTCTTAGTCTGTATTGCCAGGCTGGTTTTGGTGCAGGGGAGGAATTGAATTTTGATATCAGCTATGGTATCATTACCGCTGGAAGCGTTAATATGCTTGTGGAAAAAGGTGTAAATCAGGATTCTATTCCAGTTTACAAGGTAACCTCACGAGCAAAAACAACTTCCTTCTTTGATAGATTATATAAAGTGCGTGATTTAATTGAGATAGAATTCTCACAAAATGATTTTCAAACCTTTCGCTATCATAAAAAACTGCGTGAAGGCAGTTATAGACAGAATAGGATCAATCTTTATTATCCCAATCTTGGATATGCTAATTATCTTAGATACCATAGAAAACCCAAAAAATGGTCTGATAGAAGATATGATATCCCTGTCCCTTCGCACGATATTTTTACCACTTTCTTCAAAGTGCGTACCCTGGAATTTGCTGTAGGAGATACAATCCAGGCGACTGTTGCAGAAGATGCTAAAATCACTATTGTAAATATATTGATCAAGCGGATCAAGAAAATCGATACCATCTTTGGGGATATCGATTGTTATGAACTGGAACCTCAACTACGTGGTACAGATTCCATTTTTAAGCAGAGTGGTGATATCTTTATTTATCTTACGGCTGATGAGGAAAAGATACCGGTATTACTGAAAAGTGAAGTTATCTTTGGCAGCTTTAGGGCTACGCTGAAAAATTATAAACCAGCTGCAATTAACCAACCTTGA
- the coaBC gene encoding bifunctional phosphopantothenoylcysteine decarboxylase/phosphopantothenate--cysteine ligase CoaBC, with protein MLENRKILLAVSGGIAAYKAIELCSMLKKSGAEVKVLCTENASQFINPLSFEVISQNKVYSSMWGNDIAIPHIELADWANIIVIAPATANVIAKIAQGIGDDLLSSTMLAAHTPVVVVPAMNINMYNNPATQANIAILRERGYFFMEPEEGMLACGYKGKGRYPVNQEILYHIMIYLKHALAWKGKKVLITAGASREDIDPMRFITNHSTGKMGIALARAAHIMGAEVTLIAAHVTEYIPEYIKTIRAYTAYEMLAECKKEFPGTELLIMNAAVSDYTPAEYQSEKIKKKDDLSLELVRTQDVLANLSRIKQPSQLICGFAAESENIIENGKAKLQAKNLDYIVANDLGVAGSNITSCTFIKNEDEFALIGDKFPVAVQILDFISPDIIQDEK; from the coding sequence ATGTTAGAGAATAGAAAAATTTTATTAGCAGTCAGTGGAGGGATAGCAGCATATAAAGCGATAGAGCTATGTAGTATGCTCAAGAAATCCGGAGCAGAAGTGAAAGTGCTCTGCACAGAAAATGCCAGCCAATTTATTAACCCGTTAAGCTTTGAGGTGATCTCTCAAAACAAAGTATATTCTTCAATGTGGGGAAATGATATTGCAATTCCGCACATTGAACTCGCTGACTGGGCTAATATAATAGTGATAGCACCTGCTACAGCTAATGTGATAGCCAAAATTGCTCAAGGTATTGGAGATGATCTGCTATCATCCACAATGCTGGCTGCTCATACTCCTGTCGTAGTAGTTCCTGCCATGAATATTAATATGTATAATAATCCCGCTACCCAGGCGAATATAGCGATTTTGCGAGAGCGGGGATATTTCTTTATGGAACCCGAAGAAGGTATGCTCGCCTGTGGATATAAAGGTAAAGGTAGATATCCGGTTAATCAGGAAATACTTTATCACATTATGATCTATCTAAAGCATGCTCTTGCCTGGAAAGGAAAGAAAGTATTGATCACCGCTGGAGCCAGCAGAGAAGATATTGATCCCATGCGTTTTATTACTAATCACTCAACTGGCAAAATGGGGATAGCACTTGCCCGTGCTGCTCATATAATGGGTGCAGAAGTAACACTTATTGCTGCTCATGTGACAGAATATATTCCTGAATATATAAAAACAATAAGAGCCTATACAGCGTATGAGATGCTGGCGGAATGTAAAAAGGAATTCCCGGGAACTGAGCTTTTGATAATGAATGCTGCTGTAAGTGATTATACACCAGCAGAATATCAGTCAGAAAAAATCAAGAAAAAAGACGATCTTTCCCTGGAATTAGTGAGAACTCAGGATGTTCTGGCAAATCTTTCGAGAATAAAACAGCCTAGTCAATTAATATGTGGTTTTGCCGCAGAAAGCGAAAATATTATTGAGAATGGCAAAGCAAAATTGCAGGCAAAAAATCTTGATTACATAGTAGCAAATGATCTGGGTGTTGCTGGTTCAAATATTACATCATGCACTTTTATTAAAAATGAAGATGAATTTGCTTTAATTGGTGATAAATTTCCAGTAGCTGTGCAAATCCTTGATTTCATTTCACCAGATATAATCCAAGATGAAAAATAA
- the hydF gene encoding [FeFe] hydrogenase H-cluster maturation GTPase HydF, whose translation MAKVARGERLILSLVGRRNVGKSSLINALVGQEIAIVSEIEGTTTDAVAKSYELLPLGAVTLYDTAGIDDIGELGKKRVKATERILYRTDIAIVVVDEKGITPVDQEILQRISELKIPFIIVFNKADIAQPATADIDLCNIKSWKWFAVSAADSTGVKELKEILARLAPPEFRQEKVLVGDLIQPGNVVLLIAPIDTAAPKGRLILPQVQILREILDNDAIGMIVKEREIEAALEKLAKNPDLVITDSQVILKVDGDIPQEVRLTTFSILFARYKGDLDILLQGVNKIDQLQDGDKVLIAENCSHNVQCDDIGRVKIPRWLLQYTGKKLELEVTTGHDYPEDLEEFDLILHCGGCMIGQTEMQRRIKEAERRGVAITNYGLAISKLQGVLARTVKPLGYEL comes from the coding sequence ATGGCAAAAGTAGCTCGTGGTGAACGGCTGATATTAAGCCTGGTGGGTAGAAGAAATGTTGGAAAGAGTTCTTTGATAAATGCCTTAGTAGGTCAGGAAATAGCAATAGTATCTGAGATTGAGGGAACCACTACTGATGCAGTAGCAAAATCATATGAATTATTACCTTTAGGAGCCGTTACTCTATATGATACAGCAGGAATAGATGACATCGGTGAGCTTGGTAAGAAACGGGTAAAGGCAACTGAGAGGATACTATACAGGACAGATATAGCAATTGTAGTTGTTGATGAAAAAGGAATAACCCCAGTAGATCAGGAAATATTACAAAGGATATCTGAGCTTAAAATACCTTTCATAATTGTATTTAATAAAGCAGATATTGCCCAACCAGCTACTGCAGATATTGATTTATGTAATATCAAAAGCTGGAAGTGGTTTGCTGTAAGTGCTGCGGATAGTACTGGAGTGAAGGAATTGAAGGAAATACTTGCCAGGCTGGCCCCACCAGAATTCAGACAGGAGAAGGTGCTGGTGGGTGATTTGATCCAGCCAGGTAATGTGGTTCTTTTGATAGCACCAATTGATACTGCTGCACCTAAAGGCAGACTGATATTGCCACAGGTGCAGATACTGCGTGAGATACTGGATAATGATGCTATCGGGATGATAGTGAAGGAGCGTGAGATAGAGGCTGCTCTGGAGAAACTGGCAAAAAATCCTGACCTGGTGATCACTGATTCTCAGGTGATATTAAAAGTTGATGGGGATATTCCTCAGGAAGTGCGTCTTACTACTTTCTCGATATTATTCGCCAGATACAAGGGTGATCTTGACATATTATTACAGGGAGTGAATAAGATAGATCAACTGCAGGATGGAGATAAAGTACTTATTGCAGAAAACTGCTCCCATAATGTGCAATGTGATGATATCGGCAGAGTGAAGATACCGCGCTGGTTACTTCAATACACTGGTAAAAAGCTGGAATTGGAAGTGACAACCGGTCATGACTATCCGGAAGACCTGGAGGAATTTGATCTGATATTGCACTGTGGCGGCTGTATGATAGGTCAAACAGAGATGCAGAGAAGAATAAAAGAAGCGGAAAGAAGGGGCGTGGCAATTACCAATTATGGTTTGGCAATCTCTAAATTGCAGGGTGTGCTGGCACGCACAGTGAAGCCACTGGGTTATGAATTATAA
- a CDS encoding BamA/TamA family outer membrane protein has protein sequence MKNFLLREVNFKKLLLLLIILLMAINAHSAEEKAFAFYPFGAYSPETSVFLGGYGIYTYRPENLPVNYQPASLEFNLIVSFKKQLRALIRNRIYLAEGKYSLGIPLRYYLWPTTFYGIGNQSKPVMDEKYSRQYYEFSPYFEYHLNNIVTLTLSVSLEQNKITESELDNDLLSHEVTGFEDYLITGIGFGIERETIDNSYFPTKGSKLSYQIQIYDHLFGSDYDFRKSTFNYRRYLSVSQTHIIAGQFLLKSVAGDIPFEKYSDLGSDMRGFDDHKYINNHFILCRLEDRIFPWKTDFLQRIGIAAFIETGQAMSSISEIDMENQKFSAGLGFRYILVPEQMLTLRADFAFSKDGFEMEIISFEAF, from the coding sequence GTGAAGAATTTTTTGTTACGGGAGGTAAACTTTAAAAAGCTGCTATTACTTCTAATAATATTACTAATGGCAATAAATGCTCATTCAGCTGAAGAAAAGGCATTCGCTTTCTATCCTTTTGGTGCTTATTCACCTGAAACCAGCGTGTTTTTAGGAGGATATGGCATATATACTTATAGACCAGAAAATCTTCCTGTAAATTATCAACCTGCATCACTGGAATTTAACCTGATTGTTAGCTTTAAGAAACAGTTGAGAGCATTGATCCGAAACCGTATTTATCTTGCTGAGGGTAAATATTCACTAGGTATTCCCTTGCGTTATTACCTTTGGCCCACCACTTTTTATGGTATTGGAAATCAATCGAAACCTGTAATGGATGAAAAATATTCCAGACAGTATTATGAATTCAGTCCCTATTTTGAATATCATCTAAATAATATTGTAACCCTTACTTTATCTGTATCTCTGGAGCAGAATAAGATTACTGAGAGTGAACTGGATAATGATCTGCTGAGTCATGAAGTCACAGGATTTGAAGATTATCTGATAACAGGCATTGGCTTTGGCATTGAGCGAGAGACTATTGATAATAGCTATTTTCCTACGAAAGGGAGTAAACTATCATATCAGATACAAATATATGATCACCTTTTTGGCAGTGATTATGATTTCAGGAAATCTACTTTTAATTATCGCAGATACTTATCTGTTTCTCAAACACATATTATTGCAGGGCAATTTCTACTTAAATCTGTTGCCGGAGATATTCCCTTTGAGAAATATAGTGATCTGGGAAGTGATATGAGAGGTTTTGACGACCATAAATACATTAATAATCACTTTATCCTGTGCAGACTTGAAGATCGTATCTTCCCCTGGAAAACAGATTTCTTACAACGAATTGGGATAGCTGCCTTTATTGAAACAGGTCAGGCGATGTCCTCGATATCTGAAATCGATATGGAAAACCAGAAATTCAGTGCTGGTCTTGGCTTCAGATATATTTTGGTCCCTGAGCAAATGCTTACTCTAAGAGCTGATTTCGCCTTTAGTAAAGATGGTTTTGAAATGGAAATAATCTCATTTGAGGCATTCTAA
- a CDS encoding SDR family oxidoreductase has protein sequence MKNNQAIIITGANGNLASYFNHQALDKGYNLILFYHDKVDRIQSIIDKYATRVRLIKTDFADSRDLKPELDQIIEATGWQISALFHCSTARSNDFQSLSDSTPETWEQIVDVNVKGTFRILQAVLPHFRKQNYGKIVLLGSNVTRIGLPRGSAYSASKAAIANISRSLATEEGKYNIFINTISPGPIKIDDSHFSESYRKFRKEYYLEKVKEIPLKRCASFEDVCGLAWFLISENNQYITGEEFFVTGGKL, from the coding sequence ATGAAAAATAATCAGGCAATAATCATTACTGGTGCTAATGGTAATCTGGCATCGTATTTTAATCATCAGGCACTGGACAAGGGTTATAATCTCATTCTATTTTATCATGATAAAGTTGATAGGATCCAATCAATCATTGATAAATATGCAACTCGTGTGAGACTGATAAAAACAGATTTTGCTGATTCCCGGGATCTTAAACCAGAACTTGATCAAATCATAGAAGCTACAGGTTGGCAGATTTCTGCATTATTTCATTGCTCTACTGCCAGATCTAATGACTTTCAGTCTTTATCAGACAGTACCCCAGAGACCTGGGAGCAGATAGTAGATGTAAATGTGAAAGGCACTTTTAGAATATTGCAGGCAGTTCTGCCCCACTTCCGCAAACAAAATTATGGAAAGATCGTGCTTCTGGGAAGTAACGTGACCCGGATAGGACTCCCTCGTGGTTCAGCCTATAGCGCATCAAAAGCTGCTATTGCTAATATCAGCCGTAGTCTGGCTACTGAAGAAGGCAAATATAATATTTTTATCAATACGATTTCCCCAGGTCCCATTAAGATAGATGACAGCCATTTTTCTGAGAGTTATCGTAAATTCAGGAAGGAATATTACCTGGAAAAAGTGAAAGAAATACCCTTAAAAAGATGTGCTTCATTTGAAGATGTATGTGGTCTTGCCTGGTTTCTGATCTCAGAAAATAACCAGTATATAACCGGTGAAGAATTTTTTGTTACGGGAGGTAAACTTTAA
- the hydE gene encoding [FeFe] hydrogenase H-cluster radical SAM maturase HydE codes for MIKTLNYDNLSRDDLIYLLQLEDQEDLKELYSEAYKTKLKYVGNRVYFRGLIEISNICSKNCYYCGIRCGNSKVNRFILDKQEIIRSAKWAWKHKYASLALQSGERDDPEFVDFVEDILLGIKEFSGDDLGVTLSCGEQTEETYQRWRDAGAQRYLLRIETSNREFYKKLHPEDHLFDKRLECLKLLRKTGYQVGTGVMIGLPDQKAEYLADDLIFFKDWDIDMIGMGPWIPHKDTPLGEDHPEYDKEWLMSMGIKMIALVRLFLKDVNIAATTALHALDPKGREKGLMAGANVIMPVITENEHRGDYLLYDGKPVCDESAEDFRLALDKSISSLGESVAYGIQGNSRHWQKRVGKM; via the coding sequence GTGATAAAAACATTAAATTATGATAATCTTAGCAGGGATGATCTTATCTACCTGCTGCAGCTCGAAGATCAGGAAGATTTGAAGGAATTATATTCAGAAGCATATAAAACTAAACTGAAATATGTAGGGAATCGGGTTTATTTTAGAGGATTGATCGAAATATCTAATATTTGCAGTAAGAATTGTTATTATTGCGGGATCAGATGCGGTAATAGCAAAGTAAACCGATTTATTTTAGATAAGCAAGAGATAATCAGGTCAGCAAAATGGGCCTGGAAACATAAATATGCCTCTCTGGCTCTGCAGTCTGGAGAACGTGATGATCCGGAATTTGTCGATTTTGTAGAAGATATTTTGTTAGGCATTAAAGAATTTTCTGGCGATGATCTGGGGGTCACTCTATCTTGCGGTGAGCAGACAGAAGAAACTTACCAGAGATGGCGGGATGCCGGAGCTCAAAGATATTTATTACGGATTGAGACTTCCAACCGGGAGTTTTATAAAAAACTTCATCCAGAAGATCATCTTTTTGATAAAAGACTGGAATGCTTAAAATTACTTCGAAAAACAGGTTATCAGGTTGGAACAGGAGTGATGATAGGTTTACCTGATCAAAAAGCAGAATATCTGGCTGATGATCTGATTTTCTTCAAAGATTGGGATATAGATATGATCGGAATGGGTCCTTGGATACCTCATAAAGATACACCTCTGGGTGAGGATCATCCGGAATATGATAAAGAATGGCTTATGAGCATGGGGATCAAGATGATAGCTTTAGTAAGATTATTCCTGAAAGATGTAAATATTGCAGCTACAACAGCTTTACATGCCCTTGATCCAAAGGGTAGAGAAAAGGGATTGATGGCTGGTGCAAATGTCATTATGCCAGTGATCACTGAGAATGAGCATCGTGGAGATTATCTTTTATATGATGGGAAGCCCGTATGTGATGAAAGTGCAGAAGATTTCCGGCTGGCTTTGGATAAATCAATAAGTTCTCTGGGTGAATCAGTTGCTTATGGCATTCAGGGAAACTCACGACACTGGCAAAAAAGAGTGGGGAAGATGTAA
- a CDS encoding aspartate ammonia-lyase produces MSKKKYFGVETEKSIENFNVSGRRLPKVFIKAMSEVKQACAETNVRLGYLDKRRGEVIISVCEELSRNNYDDQIVVDVYQGGAGTSTNMNFNEVIAGLANEKLDEEVVHAIHHVNLHQSTNDVYPTALRVSILYLLKSLELELQTMQEVLQEKELEFRDVVKLGRTQLQDAVPMTLGMEFGAWGEAIARDRWRVFKSRERIKQINLGGTAIGTGLTAPREYIFKVTEQLRKITGLSIARAENLVDATQNLDPIVEISGMLKTLGVNLFKISQDIRFLSSGPMGGLGEIKLPELQKGSSIMPGKVNPVMPEMIGQVSLKVMNNDTLISQVAALGNLELNQFLPLLTITMLESMELLINSIPLFCQKCLKGITANDEVCLDKVKSSGALATVLINRLGYTQVEALILEAGERKKSLEEVILEKQLLSEKELKELLSPAQMYKLGF; encoded by the coding sequence ATGAGCAAAAAGAAATATTTCGGAGTAGAGACCGAAAAATCTATCGAGAATTTTAACGTATCAGGTAGAAGGTTACCCAAAGTGTTCATTAAAGCAATGTCAGAGGTGAAACAGGCGTGTGCTGAGACAAATGTGAGACTTGGTTATCTTGATAAAAGAAGAGGTGAGGTGATTATCTCAGTGTGTGAGGAGCTTTCCCGGAATAATTATGATGACCAGATAGTAGTTGATGTGTATCAAGGAGGAGCAGGTACATCAACTAATATGAACTTCAATGAAGTTATAGCAGGACTGGCAAATGAGAAGCTGGATGAGGAAGTGGTACATGCAATTCATCATGTGAATCTTCATCAGTCAACAAATGATGTATATCCTACAGCTTTAAGGGTTTCTATCCTTTACCTTTTGAAATCACTTGAACTGGAACTTCAGACAATGCAGGAAGTGCTGCAGGAAAAAGAACTGGAGTTCAGAGATGTAGTAAAACTGGGAAGAACTCAATTGCAGGACGCAGTTCCAATGACACTTGGGATGGAGTTTGGAGCCTGGGGAGAGGCAATTGCCAGAGACAGGTGGCGGGTATTTAAAAGTCGTGAACGGATTAAGCAGATAAATCTGGGTGGAACGGCAATCGGCACGGGCTTAACGGCTCCCAGAGAATATATCTTCAAAGTTACTGAGCAATTACGGAAAATAACAGGTCTAAGTATTGCTCGCGCAGAAAATCTGGTGGATGCTACGCAAAACCTGGATCCAATTGTAGAAATATCAGGTATGTTGAAAACATTAGGAGTAAATCTATTTAAGATCAGTCAGGATATCAGGTTCTTAAGCAGTGGTCCTATGGGAGGACTGGGAGAGATCAAGCTTCCTGAGCTGCAAAAAGGCTCAAGTATAATGCCTGGCAAAGTGAATCCAGTGATGCCTGAGATGATAGGTCAAGTGAGTTTGAAGGTTATGAATAATGACACTTTGATCAGTCAGGTAGCTGCCCTTGGTAACCTGGAGCTAAATCAGTTCTTACCTTTATTGACAATCACAATGCTTGAATCAATGGAGTTATTGATCAACAGTATACCGTTATTCTGCCAGAAATGTCTGAAGGGCATTACAGCTAATGATGAGGTTTGTTTAGATAAGGTAAAAAGCAGTGGAGCCTTGGCAACTGTATTGATCAACCGACTGGGTTATACTCAGGTGGAAGCTTTGATATTAGAAGCAGGAGAGAGAAAAAAGAGTCTGGAAGAAGTGATATTAGAGAAGCAATTATTAAGTGAAAAAGAGCTGAAAGAGTTATTATCACCTGCTCAGATGTATAAGTTAGGATTTTAG
- a CDS encoding glycosyl hydrolase family 18 protein: protein MKKIIIILFLGIILSSSADMDKRIIGYFASWGVYVRDYHVTDIPAEKITHINYAFANINPNTLEIMLGDAYADIDKFYPGDSWEPGSLRGSFHQLQILKANYPEVKTLISVGGWTWSTYFSLVAATAESRQNFAASCVEFIQEYEFDGVDIDWEYPVGGGLETNYYSEDDPENFVLLLAEMRSQLDAAGDYLLTVATPAGPEKIANHDLAGMEPYLDWFNIMTYDFHGPWPGGGDAVTGHLSAIYSQEDDPLPEPYHSGYNTDAAVQTYLAAGIESDKLQVGFPFYGRGFAGVTNANNGLYQEWTNCPWFGTWENGVYDYYDLQANYNGVNGYEDFWDEEAQISWLYNASSQVMITYCDTLSTACKADYVLEMELGGAMFWEFNGDHNEELLDVIYAVFSSEGEVMYGDIDDDTEITAYDASLVLQYFVGMDPIPEIDPLPWEEERLQKADVSGDTNIDAYGSALIMRYVVGMIFEFPVEE from the coding sequence ATGAAGAAGATAATAATAATACTATTTCTGGGTATTATCCTTAGTTCATCAGCTGATATGGATAAGCGGATTATCGGATACTTCGCTTCCTGGGGAGTTTATGTGCGTGATTATCATGTCACAGATATACCAGCCGAGAAGATCACTCATATTAATTATGCTTTTGCCAATATCAATCCTAATACCTTAGAAATAATGCTGGGCGATGCTTATGCTGATATTGATAAGTTCTATCCTGGTGATAGTTGGGAACCCGGGTCATTACGAGGCTCATTCCATCAATTGCAGATACTCAAAGCTAATTATCCAGAGGTGAAAACACTGATTTCTGTAGGTGGCTGGACATGGTCAACTTACTTCTCACTGGTGGCTGCTACGGCAGAATCACGGCAGAATTTTGCTGCTTCCTGCGTGGAATTTATTCAGGAATATGAATTTGACGGAGTAGATATTGATTGGGAATATCCTGTGGGCGGAGGTTTGGAAACCAATTACTATAGTGAAGATGACCCAGAGAATTTTGTGCTGCTGCTGGCAGAAATGCGCAGTCAACTTGATGCTGCTGGAGATTACCTCTTGACTGTAGCGACACCAGCAGGACCAGAAAAGATAGCGAATCATGACCTGGCAGGGATGGAACCCTATCTGGACTGGTTCAATATTATGACTTATGATTTTCATGGACCCTGGCCAGGGGGTGGAGATGCGGTAACCGGGCATTTATCGGCAATATACAGTCAGGAAGATGATCCACTTCCAGAACCTTATCACAGTGGCTATAATACAGATGCAGCAGTGCAGACGTATCTGGCTGCGGGAATTGAAAGTGATAAACTGCAGGTTGGTTTCCCATTTTATGGACGAGGATTTGCTGGCGTGACAAACGCAAATAACGGTTTATATCAGGAATGGACAAACTGTCCCTGGTTCGGCACCTGGGAAAATGGTGTATATGATTACTATGACCTGCAGGCAAATTACAATGGTGTGAATGGTTACGAGGATTTCTGGGACGAAGAAGCTCAGATATCATGGCTATATAATGCCTCTTCGCAGGTAATGATTACTTACTGCGACACTTTATCAACTGCCTGCAAAGCCGATTATGTACTTGAAATGGAACTGGGTGGAGCGATGTTCTGGGAGTTTAACGGAGATCATAATGAAGAGCTGCTGGATGTGATCTATGCGGTATTCAGTTCTGAAGGTGAGGTCATGTATGGTGATATAGACGATGATACTGAGATCACAGCTTATGATGCTTCACTGGTATTACAATATTTTGTGGGAATGGATCCAATACCGGAAATAGATCCTCTGCCCTGGGAAGAAGAGCGTTTGCAAAAAGCAGATGTAAGCGGTGATACAAATATAGATGCATATGGTTCAGCATTGATAATGCGCTATGTGGTCGGTATGATATTTGAATTTCCTGTGGAAGAATAA